Proteins from a single region of Xyrauchen texanus isolate HMW12.3.18 chromosome 7, RBS_HiC_50CHRs, whole genome shotgun sequence:
- the LOC127646432 gene encoding PTB domain-containing engulfment adapter protein 1-like isoform X2, with translation MNRAFTRRKDKPTMHTPEALVRSHVVYNAKFLGITEVEEPKGTDVVRVAIRKLKFQKHIKKSEGQKTPKVELQISIYGVKILDPKTKEMQHSCQLHRMSFCADDKTDKRIFTFICSEPETKKHLCYVFDSEKCAEEITLAIGQAFDLAYKMFLESGGKDVEMRKQIGNLQKRIQDLEMENFKLKKKLKDLEDQMMDSRCSPVCSAGSIQATALSTDIFDMVPFTLASPITRRANCNGISSQNNPLPPKDKDIDLFGAEPFDPFICGPAILTPDIQSKLDEMQEGFQMGLTLEGTVFSLDQVDSQC, from the exons ATAAGCCAACCATGCACACACCTGAAGCCCTGGTGAGAAGCCACGTTGTATATAATGCTAAG tttttgggaATAACAGAGGTGGAGGAGCCCAAAGGGACAGATGTGGTACGTGTGGCCATCAGAAAGCTGAAg TTTCAAAAGCACATCAAGAAGTCAGAGGGGCAGAAAACTCCTAAAGTGGAGCTTCAGATCTCTATTTACGGTGTGAAGATACTGGACCCCAAAACAAAG GAGATGCAGCACAGCTGCCAACTTCACAGAATGTCCTTCTGCGCAGATGACAAAACTGATAAAAGAATCTTCACTTTTATCTGTTCAGAACCGGAGACTAAAAAGCACCTGTGTTACGTGTTCGACAGCGAAAAATGT GCAGAGGAGATCACTCTTGCTATTGGACAAGCCTTTGATCTCGCCTACAAGATGTTTCTGGAGTCTGGTGGAAAAGATGTAGAGATGAGAAAACAGATTGGAAACCTTCAGAAACGA ATTCAGGATTTAGAGATGGAGAACTTTAAACTGAAGAAGAAACTGAAAGACTTGGAGGACCAGATGATGGATTCTCGCTGCTCACCAGTGTGTTCA GCTGGAAGCATACAAGCTACAGCACTCTCTACTGACATATTTGATATGGTTCCATTCACCCTTGCGTCTCCAATAACAAGAAGAGCGAATTGTAATGGGATATCATCTCAGAACAACCCACTGCCGCCAAAAGACAAAG ATATAGACCTGTTTGGAGCAGAACCATTTGATCCGTTTATCTGTGGACCTGCTATCCTAACACCAGACATTCAGTCCAAACTGGACGAGATGCAG GAGGGGTTCCAAATGGGATTAACTCTAGAGGGGACAGTTTTTTCTCtggatcaggtggacagccaatGCTGA
- the LOC127646432 gene encoding PTB domain-containing engulfment adapter protein 1-like isoform X1, whose product MNRAFTRRKDKPTMHTPEALVRSHVVYNAKFLGITEVEEPKGTDVVRVAIRKLKFQKHIKKSEGQKTPKVELQISIYGVKILDPKTKEMQHSCQLHRMSFCADDKTDKRIFTFICSEPETKKHLCYVFDSEKCAEEITLAIGQAFDLAYKMFLESGGKDVEMRKQIGNLQKRIQDLEMENFKLKKKLKDLEDQMMDSRCSPRPSALSWCGDVTSLSSLEISSVTLTPASSPDSSQSASLLTLPMAKPNHSQPTSSYNVPRPLAGSIQATALSTDIFDMVPFTLASPITRRANCNGISSQNNPLPPKDKDIDLFGAEPFDPFICGPAILTPDIQSKLDEMQEGFQMGLTLEGTVFSLDQVDSQC is encoded by the exons ATAAGCCAACCATGCACACACCTGAAGCCCTGGTGAGAAGCCACGTTGTATATAATGCTAAG tttttgggaATAACAGAGGTGGAGGAGCCCAAAGGGACAGATGTGGTACGTGTGGCCATCAGAAAGCTGAAg TTTCAAAAGCACATCAAGAAGTCAGAGGGGCAGAAAACTCCTAAAGTGGAGCTTCAGATCTCTATTTACGGTGTGAAGATACTGGACCCCAAAACAAAG GAGATGCAGCACAGCTGCCAACTTCACAGAATGTCCTTCTGCGCAGATGACAAAACTGATAAAAGAATCTTCACTTTTATCTGTTCAGAACCGGAGACTAAAAAGCACCTGTGTTACGTGTTCGACAGCGAAAAATGT GCAGAGGAGATCACTCTTGCTATTGGACAAGCCTTTGATCTCGCCTACAAGATGTTTCTGGAGTCTGGTGGAAAAGATGTAGAGATGAGAAAACAGATTGGAAACCTTCAGAAACGA ATTCAGGATTTAGAGATGGAGAACTTTAAACTGAAGAAGAAACTGAAAGACTTGGAGGACCAGATGATGGATTCTCGCTGCTCACCA AGACCGTCTGCCTTGTCCTGGTGTGGTGATGTCACATCCCTGTCAAGCTTAGAGATCTCCTCTGTCACTCTAACACCTGCCAGTTCACCCgattccagccaatcagcaagCTTGCTCACTCTGCCTATGGCTAAGCCCAACCACTCACAGCCCACAAGCAGCTATAACGTACCACGACCTCTT GCTGGAAGCATACAAGCTACAGCACTCTCTACTGACATATTTGATATGGTTCCATTCACCCTTGCGTCTCCAATAACAAGAAGAGCGAATTGTAATGGGATATCATCTCAGAACAACCCACTGCCGCCAAAAGACAAAG ATATAGACCTGTTTGGAGCAGAACCATTTGATCCGTTTATCTGTGGACCTGCTATCCTAACACCAGACATTCAGTCCAAACTGGACGAGATGCAG GAGGGGTTCCAAATGGGATTAACTCTAGAGGGGACAGTTTTTTCTCtggatcaggtggacagccaatGCTGA
- the LOC127646432 gene encoding PTB domain-containing engulfment adapter protein 1-like isoform X3, which translates to MNRAFTRRKDKPTMHTPEALVRSHVVYNAKFLGITEVEEPKGTDVVRVAIRKLKFQKHIKKSEGQKTPKVELQISIYGVKILDPKTKEMQHSCQLHRMSFCADDKTDKRIFTFICSEPETKKHLCYVFDSEKCAEEITLAIGQAFDLAYKMFLESGGKDVEMRKQIGNLQKRIQDLEMENFKLKKKLKDLEDQMMDSRCSPAGSIQATALSTDIFDMVPFTLASPITRRANCNGISSQNNPLPPKDKDIDLFGAEPFDPFICGPAILTPDIQSKLDEMQEGFQMGLTLEGTVFSLDQVDSQC; encoded by the exons ATAAGCCAACCATGCACACACCTGAAGCCCTGGTGAGAAGCCACGTTGTATATAATGCTAAG tttttgggaATAACAGAGGTGGAGGAGCCCAAAGGGACAGATGTGGTACGTGTGGCCATCAGAAAGCTGAAg TTTCAAAAGCACATCAAGAAGTCAGAGGGGCAGAAAACTCCTAAAGTGGAGCTTCAGATCTCTATTTACGGTGTGAAGATACTGGACCCCAAAACAAAG GAGATGCAGCACAGCTGCCAACTTCACAGAATGTCCTTCTGCGCAGATGACAAAACTGATAAAAGAATCTTCACTTTTATCTGTTCAGAACCGGAGACTAAAAAGCACCTGTGTTACGTGTTCGACAGCGAAAAATGT GCAGAGGAGATCACTCTTGCTATTGGACAAGCCTTTGATCTCGCCTACAAGATGTTTCTGGAGTCTGGTGGAAAAGATGTAGAGATGAGAAAACAGATTGGAAACCTTCAGAAACGA ATTCAGGATTTAGAGATGGAGAACTTTAAACTGAAGAAGAAACTGAAAGACTTGGAGGACCAGATGATGGATTCTCGCTGCTCACCA GCTGGAAGCATACAAGCTACAGCACTCTCTACTGACATATTTGATATGGTTCCATTCACCCTTGCGTCTCCAATAACAAGAAGAGCGAATTGTAATGGGATATCATCTCAGAACAACCCACTGCCGCCAAAAGACAAAG ATATAGACCTGTTTGGAGCAGAACCATTTGATCCGTTTATCTGTGGACCTGCTATCCTAACACCAGACATTCAGTCCAAACTGGACGAGATGCAG GAGGGGTTCCAAATGGGATTAACTCTAGAGGGGACAGTTTTTTCTCtggatcaggtggacagccaatGCTGA